One window of the Podospora pseudocomata strain CBS 415.72m chromosome 7, whole genome shotgun sequence genome contains the following:
- a CDS encoding hypothetical protein (EggNog:ENOG503NV1N; COG:S) produces MARTTQIHRAQRDAAKIAPRTCVVQPTTPNPERQQPYQYPGINVDLRHLLRHWTLEPGVDYYRVGCFEVSGAHSKTQPIMVREVAMTLLMDRLTDKPGWHEKVFDDEIVAKWKQEAMRAPEDDIWNSIITEQILQNLEEIRQVLARDDPDEIEGYPWQWAYHPQKPARQRIISEQAFDYCIAELRCKAVEFNKSGLIFTLNTNENMAIKSDSVVTDELREDLRAAFNKLVAEQGSNPDWHPRAQEMVQDLVHPSMHPFVYGKSLFLQDEVVGVEDAVDKWAGKGQVIEKPVTKPREEMSDFHDYNGQEYAFWSEKYQWLPANLTFQDDGTVRFTSYINNLHPKRHPEIYRTIERLIDTAIPAWERVLSGKATIGEPYIERRSSSYRNCGKKVVPVQQRFGPAPVFCSAYDNDAYEAQPDDLRPGLIREWEEKNGRPVPLDDHELYEVESWTGPDEWTSNPEQYEGLTLEEQKERLLLNYKWKEIRDVILPEPLGFQPVTYTTEHKLSEKFKETGLQVIVKMATIELTPEKPDFPVGGWHIEGMMSEHIVATALYYLDSENITTSSLEFRMKADEHPDLEDTIGQDNYRPTEVMFGCRFRNGEALQKLGNVETRQGRLLAFPNVFQHRVSPFSLQDRTKPGHRRFIALWLVDPHQRIISTANVPPQQLDWWAEAVFGGKDQVAKGELPSEVFQLLLEQGLADTISPPKEVLDKMNNRLPPELMNMVRKQRVMPQALMTREEAKEHRLKLMEERSTFHEEAESSWTGVQFNFCEH; encoded by the exons ATGGCCCGTACAACTCAGATACATAGAGCCCAACGTGATGCTGCCAAGATCGCCCCTCGAACTTGTGTCGTTCAGCCAACCACACCCAATCCGGAAAGGCAACAGCCGTACCAGTATCCCGGCATCAATGTCGACCTCCGCCACCTCTTGCGGCACTGGACTCTCGAACCGGGCGTCGACTATTACCGTGTGGGGTGTTTCGAGGTATCTGGTGCCCACAGCAAGACACAGCCCATCATGGTTCGGGAGGTGGCCATGACCCTTCTCATGGACCGCTTGACTGACAAACCTGGCTGGCATGAAAAGGTCTTTGACGACGAAATCGTTGCCAAATGGAAACAGGAAGCTATGAGAGCACCCGAGGATGACATTTGgaactccatcatcaccgaaCAAATCTTGCAAAACCTCGAGGAAATACGGCAAGTACTGGCCAGGGATGATCCTGACGAAATCGAAGGCTATCCCTGGCAGTGGGCTTACCATCCTCAAAAACCAGCGCGCCAGAGGATCATATCAGAGCAGGCGTTTGATTAC TGTATTGCTGAGCTTCGCTGCAAAGCTGTCGAGTTCAACAAAAGTGGCCTGATCTTTACGCTCAACACAAACGAGAACATGGCCATCAAGTCGGACTCTGTTGTCACCGACGAGCTTCGTGAAGACCTCAGAGCCGCCTTCAACAAACTCGTGGCTGAGCAAGGCTCTAACCCTGACTGGCACCCACGGGCTCAAGAGATGGTCCAGGACCTTGTTCACCCGTCCATGCACCCCTTTGTCTACGGGAAATCCCTATTTCTCCAAGACGAGGTTGTGggagtcgaggatgccgttgaTAAGTGGGCTGGCAAGGGCCAGGTCATTGAGAAGCCGGTCACCAAACCCCGCGAAGAAATGAGCGACTTTCATGACTACAACGGCCAAGAGTATGCGTTCTGGTCTGAGAAATACCAATGGCTTCCTGCCAACCTAACCTTTCAGGACGATGGTACAGTCAGGTTCACCAGTtacatcaacaacctgcACCCAAAGAGACACCCCGAGATCTATCGTACCATCGAGCGGCTCATTGACACGGCTATTCCGGCATGGGAACGGGTCTTGAGCGGAAAGGCCACCATCGGTGAACCCTACATCGAAAGGAGGTCCTCCAGCTATCGGAATTGCGGAAAGAAAGTCGTCCCAGTGCAACAGCGGTTTGGGCCCGCTCCAGTATTCTGCAGCGCATATGACAATGACGCTTACGAGGCTCAGCCGGACGATTTGCGGCCCGGACTTATCAGGGAGTGGGAAGAAAAGAATGGCAGGCCTGTTCCATTGGATGATCACGAGCTATACGAGGTGGAGAGCTGGACAGGGCCAGATGAATGGACCTCCAACCCAGAGCAGTACGAGGGTCTTACTCTGGAAGAGCAGAAAGAGAGACTTTTGCTCAATTACAAGTGGAAAGAAATTCGGGATGTTATCCTTCCAGAACCCCTGGGCTTTCAGCCAGTCACATACACCACCGAGCACAAACTCAGTGAGAAGTTTAAGGAAACCGGTCTTCAGGTCATTGTGAAGATGGCTACGATTGAGCTTACCCCGGAAAAGCCCGACTTCCCGGTTGGAGGTTGGCAC ATTGAGGGCATGATGAGCGAGCACATTGTTGCCACAGCTCTGTACTACCTTGATTCAGAGAACATCACCACGAGCTCCCTTGAGTTTCGCATGAAAGCAGATGAGCACCCGGATTTGGAAGATACTATCGGGCAGGATAACTATCGGCCCACTGAGGTCATGTTTGGTTGTCGGTTTAGGAACGGAGAAGCTCTGCAGAAGCTCGGCAACGTTGAAACGCGTCAGGGACGCCTTCTTGCCTTCCCAAATGTTTT CCAGCATCGCGTCTCTCCCTTCAGTCTCCAGGACCGGACCAAGCCGGGACATCGACGCTTCATTGCTCTTTGGCTCGTTGATCCACATCAACGAATCATCTCCACTGCCAATGTACCACCGCAACAGCTGGACTGGTGGGCAGAAGCCGTCTTTGGGGGCAAGGACCAGGTGGCAAAGGGTGAGCTCCCTTCCGAGGTGTTTCAACTCTTGCTCGAGCAGGGGCTCGCCGACACAATCTCCCCGCCAAAGGAGGTGCTTGACAAGATGAACAATCGGTTGCCGCCTGAACTTATGAACATGGTGCGCAAGCAGCGAGTTATGCCACAAGCTCTGATGACGAGagaggaggcaaaggagcacaggttgaagttgatggAAGAGCGGAGCACGTTTCACGAAGAGGCAGAGTCATCCTGGACGGGGGTGCAGTTCAACTTTTGCGAACACTAG
- a CDS encoding hypothetical protein (COG:G; EggNog:ENOG503NYCA): protein MAAEVDSALPAEDAIHTEKALGTLPHEENARLDKILNRKFDLHILPWLFGIWLFSFIDRSNIGNARLAGLPEDLGIAGVGTQFNLALLVFYIPYILVDVPSNLLLKKFRAGVYLPSLITAWGVVCLSIGFVKSYAGLIVCRLLLGLFEGGILGGVIIYLAMFYKRHEMLYRSGLFYCAAPLSGAFGGLLAGALGNIEVGGYKRWPWIFFVEGAATVVFGIVCFFFMPDTPAASRFLTEEERDWALKRMKIDASGSTVLETVDEEKFDWFWVWMAIKSPQMWFCAGVWFFLLVPLYSFSLFLPSIVAGMGYTSTTAQLFTVPPNMAGFVVVILTAHFSDKVKNRGGFIAAGTVVGIAGYVMLLVSEQNVVKYAGTFLIAMGVFQASPMLMGWVANNLAPHYVRAVGVGIVISIANCSAFIGTFIYLQRDAPKYALGHSISLGALVITLFLTGLQVVYLGWENRKRDSGERDIRLVEGSVHRLGHRHPAFRYTL, encoded by the exons ATGGCAGCAGAGGTAGACTCGGCTCTGCCCGCAGAAGACGCAATCCATACCGAGAAGGCCCTTGGTACACTTCCTCATGAGGAGAACGCCCGGTTAGACAAGATCCTCAACCGGAAGTTTGACCTTCACATTCTCCCTTGGTTATTTGGTATCTG gctcttctccttcatcgACCGCTCCAACATAGGCAACGCTCGCCTCGCCGGCCTCCCCGAAGATCTCGGCATCGCCGGCGTCGGCACCCAgttcaacctcgccctcctggTCTTTTACATCCCCTACATTCTCGTCGAcgtcccctccaacctcctcctcaaaaagtTCCGCGCGGGCGTCTATCTCCCTTCCCTCATCACAGCCTGGGGCGTGGTGTGCTTGTCCATAGGGTTTGTCAAGTCCTATGCCGGGCTGATCGTCTGccggctgttgctggggttgtttgagggtgggattttgggaggggtgatCATTTACCTGGCCATGTTTTACAAGAGGCATGAGATGCTGTATCGGAGTGGGCTGTTTTACTGTGCGGCGCCGTTGAGTGGtgcttttggggggttgctggcGGGGGCGTTGGGGAATATTGAGGTGGGGGGGTATAAGAGGTGGCCGTGGATCTTCTTTG TCGAgggggcggcgacggtggtgtttgggatcgtttgcttcttcttcatgcCTGATACGCCGGCCGCGTCACGGTTTTTGACAGAAGAAGAACGGGACTGGGCactgaagaggatgaagatcGATGCGAGCGGCTCCACGGTTCTGGAGACAGTCGACGAGGAGAAGTTTGACTGGTTTTGGGTGTGGATGGCCATCAAGTCACCGCAGATGTGGTTCTGTGCTGGTGTTTGGTTCTTTTTGCTGGTGCCTCTCTAC AGTTTCTCGTTGTTCTTGCCGTCAATCGTCGCCGGCATGGGCTACACGTCAACCACAGCGCAGCTCTTTACCGTGCCACCCAACATGGCCGGCTTCGTCGTGGTCATTCTCACTGCTCACTTCTCTGACAAGGTCAAAAATCGAGGCGGCTTCATTGCTGCCGGCACTGTGGTTGGGATAGCAGGATATGTGATGCTCCTTGTATCTGAACAGAATGTAGTCAAGTATGCCGGCACATTTCTGATTGCTATGGGAGTGTTTCAAGCTTCACCTATGCTGATG GGGTGGGTTGCCAACAACCTGGCTCCTCACTACGTCAGGGCAGTGGGAGTGGGCATTGTGATATCCATCGCCAATTGCTCGGCATTCATTGGAACGTTTATCTACTTGCAACGAGATGC GCCAAAATACGCCCTGGGCCATTCCATCAGTCTTGGTGCCTTGGTCATCACACTCTTCCTGACGGGCCTTCAGGTGGTATATCTCGGGTGGGAGAACAGAAAGCGTGATAGCGGAGAAAGAGACATTCGATTGGTGGAAGGCAGTGTGCATCGGCTCGGGCATCGTCATCCTGCTTTTCGCTACACACTGTAA
- a CDS encoding hypothetical protein (COG:O; EggNog:ENOG503P43G): MRVLLQLFTLLWVYTSFATAAISWSLQKASNPTSDQNDAYARIENAMRLAVARYNRLAPRANKVVTVQYVPSVQTADGNFNGNIRFGSNRSYMNERVALHEISHTLGVGTTNGFNQRCSQNNWPTATPLLKSWDGQNAKINCGGSHVWPYGLNYDSEMSETNANRHCQLVNAMIIDGMF; encoded by the coding sequence ATGCgtgtccttctccagctctttACCCTCCTCTGGGTCTACACATCCTTCGCCACCGCAGCCATCAGCTGGAGCCTCCAGAAGGCGAGCAACCCGACCTCTGACCAGAACGACGCCTACGCCCGTATCGAGAATGCCATGCGTCTCGCCGTTGCCAGGTACAACAGGCTCGCTCCACGGGCAAACAAAGTCGTGACAGTCCAATACGTCCCCTCTGTCCAAACGGCCGACGGCAACTTCAACGGCAACATCCGCTTCGGCTCAAACAGGTCCTATATGAATGAACGAGTTGCGCTACACGAGATCTCTCACACGCTAGGTGTGGGTACCACCAACGGGTTCAACCAGCGCTGCTCTCAAAACAACTGGCCGACAGCCACCCCCCTTCTGAAGAGCTGGGATGGGCAAAACGCAAAGATTAACTGCGGAGGCTCACACGTGTGGCCTTATGGTCTTAACTATGATTCAGAAATGAGTGAAACGAACGCGAACAGACACTGTCAGCTCGTGAACGCGATGATCATTGATGGCATGTTTTga
- a CDS encoding hypothetical protein (EggNog:ENOG503NTVZ; COG:E), with the protein MRVVDVLTLTGIHDCRVGVQIGSGQKQSRRYKKGVDKPRTETFRFSQLNIHNMATITQTQTTAATESAPLKLTLAYQEEIHEEYKYSAYLPVYDTETTFPPLKPFEFNDRGLVANKEKPNLLSKENAPALKVINLTPGIGTEIRGLQLSQLNDIQKDELALLIAERGVVIFRDQDFKDIGIGKQKEFGRYFGPLHIHPVGAHVKESQELHNIYLGSDNEYRNRRRGNRLTTTGYHSDVSYERQPPGITILTLLSVPPTGGDTAWESQTAAYARLSPPIQALLENLRAEHSGFPQAEGARRDGLFVRREPVKTEHPIVRVHPATGQKALFVNPGFTKRIVGLKDEESEALLKLLFHHITFGQDFQVRVKWEEGTVALWDNRVTSHTAISDYNVHVPQEGLRHGFRITTLAERPRGVNGLESRWDE; encoded by the exons ATGCGTGTCGTTGACGTGCTGACACTTACCGGCATACACGATTGCCGCGTAGGTGTGCAAATAGGATCAGGCCAGAAGCAATCGAGGAGATATAAAAAGGGTGTTGATAAACCACGAACGGAGACGTTCAGATTCAGCCAACTCAACATTCACAATATGGCGACCATCACGCAGACTcaaaccaccgccgccaccgagaGTGCCCCTCTCAAGTTGACCCTGGCCTACCAGGAGGAGATTCATGAGGAG TACAAATACTCGGCATACCTCCCTGTCTATGACACCGAGACCActtttccccctctcaaACCCTTCGAGTTCAACGACAGAGGTCTCGTCGCCAACAAGGAAAAGCCCAATCTTTTGTCCAAAGAGAATGCCCCCGCTCTCAAAGTGATCAATTTGACGCCTGGTATTGGAACCGAAATCCGGGGTCTTCAGCTGAGTCAGCTCAACGACATCCAAAAGGACGAGTTGGCTCTCCTCATCGCCGAGAGAGGCGTCGTCATTTTCCGCGATCAGGACTTCAAAGACATTGGCATCGGGAAGCAAAAAGAGTTTGGCCGGTATTTTGGGCCTCTTCACATTCAT CCCGTCGGTGCCCACGTCAAAGAATCGCAAGAATTGCATAACATATATTTGGGTAGCGACAACGAATACAGGAACCGCCGCCGAGGCAACCGTCTCACCACGACCGGCTATCACTCGGACGTTTCCTACGAGCGCCAACCCCCCGGGATCACCATCCTGACTTTGCTCTCGGTGCCCCCTACAGGAGGCGACACGGCATGGGAATCCCAAACTGCCGCCTATGCCCGTctttcccctcccatccaggCGCTTCTTGAAAACCTCCGCGCTGAGCACTCCGGCTTTCCCCAAGCAGAAGGCGCCCGCCGTGACGGCCTGTTTGTGCGCCGCGAACCAGTGAAAACCGAGCACCCGATCGTTCGGGTTCACCCTGCCACAGGCCAAAAGGCACTTTTTGTCAACCCGGGTTTTACCAAGAGGATTGTGGGGCtgaaggatgaggagagcgAGGCGCTGTTGAAGCTTCTTTTCCACCACATCACGTTTGGCCAGGACTTTCAAGTGAGGGTcaagtgggaggaggggacggTCGCACTCTGGGATAATAGGGTGACAAGTCACACTGCTATCAGCGATTACAATGTCCACGTGCCCCAGGAAGGGTTGAGGCATGGGTTCAGGATCACGACGCTGGCAGAAAGGCCGAGGGGGGTCAATGGACTGGAGAGCAGATGGGATGAGTAA
- a CDS encoding hypothetical protein (COG:S; EggNog:ENOG503P5FR), protein MVNISGARPHALRITIALFCILSVFLFFDPIGFASTMNYNLAPPGSTTTVTHIVLFKFKPDLDDGAVDVACAKILSLKENCLRPNSQHAYIKSITGGRDNSPENLQNGMTHAFVVQFENTDDRNYYVEQDPAHLAFKKEIEPLVEKITVLDYVSGVF, encoded by the exons ATGGTCAATATCTCCGGGGCCAGGCCTCACGCGTTGAGGATCACCATCGCCCTCTTCTGCATTCTCTCCGTGTTTCTGTTCTTCGACCCCATCGGCTTCGCATCCACCATGAACTACAACCTCGCACCCCCAGGCTCGACCACAACGGTGACACACATTGTCCTGTTCAAGTTTAAGCCCGATCTTGATGATGGAGCTGTAGATGTG GCATGTGCCAAGATCTTGTCTCTTAAGGAAAACTGCCTTCGGCCCAATTCGCAACACGCGTATATCAAGAGTATTACAGGAGGTCGAGATAACTCCCCAGAAAACCTCCAG AATGGCATGACACATGCTTTCGTTGTGCAATTCGAAAACACGGATGATAGAAATTACTACGTGGAACAGGACCCCGCCCATCTGGCtttcaagaaggagattgaaCCTCTGGTCGAAAAGATTACCGTGCTCGACTATGTCAGCGGTGTGTTTTAG
- a CDS encoding hypothetical protein (EggNog:ENOG503P06H; COG:S): MPSPMPSPMPTPIDCLLSDHLIKNRSRYMSNQRLLNSQHHPTTLIMTLTIDTKLKLNSGYEIPQLGFGVYQTPPSDTARCVSEAVKAGYAHIDSAALYRNEGACGQAIRSFSREKIFFTTKIMPYTLGYESVQSQIDRMLNETGLGYLDLVLIHAPYGGSAKRKESWKALVEAVEAGKVRSIGVSNYGVAHLDELERHIAELEEERGGKGKGGVISVGQWEIHPWCPRDDIVEWCKKRNIAVEAYCPLVQGNRWGEPIVKKLAEKHGKSEAQILIRWSLQKGLVPLPKSVKSERIVANAQVYDFELTEEDMKSLDTGVYEHVSWDPTTAPLKD; this comes from the exons ATGCCTTCGCCGATGCCTTCGCCGATGCCCACTCCGATCGATTGCTTGTTATCAGATCATCTGATAAAAAATCGCTCACGTTACATGTCAAACCAGAGACTGCTCAAttcacaacaccatccgACTACTCTCATAATGACGCTCACCATCGacaccaagctcaagctcaacagTGGCTACGAGATCCCTCAACTGGGCTTCGGTGTCTACCAGAC CCCCCCTTCAGATACAGCAAGATGCGTGTCCGAAGCTGTAAAGGCTGGCTATGCCCAT ATCGACTCTGCGGCATTGTACCGCAATGAAGGAGCTTGCGGCCAGGCCATTCGTTCCTTTTCCCGCGAGaagatcttcttcaccaccaagatcatGCCTTACACACTGGGCTATGAGAGTGTTCAGTCCCAGATCGACCGCATGCTCAACGAGACGGGGCTCGGGTATCTCGATCTCGTGCTCATCCACGCCCCCTACGGCGGCTCGGCCAAACGCAAAGAATCGTGGAAGGCCCTGGTGGAGGCTGTTGAGGCCGGCAAGGTCAGAAGCATCGGTGTAAGCAACTACGGCGTTGCCCATCTCGACGAGCTGGAAAGGCACATcgccgagttggaggaggagcgcggcggcaagggcaagggcggcGTCATCAGCGTCGGCCAGTGGGAGATTCACCCCTGGTGCCCCAGAGACGACATTGTCGAGTGGtgcaagaaaagaaacattGCTGTCGAGGCCTACTGCCCCTTGGTCCAGGGCAACCGATGGGGTGAGCCCATTGTCAAGAAGCTTGCCGAGAAGCATGGAAAGAGCGAAGCTCAGATCCTGATTCGTTGGAGCTTGCAGAAAGGCCTGGTCCCACTGCCCAAGAGCGTGAAGTCTGAAAGAATTGTCGCCAACGCTCAGGTCTACGACTTTGAGCTTACTGAGGAGGATATGAAGTCGTTAGACACTGGTGTGTACGAGCATGTGTCTTGGGATCCTACCACCGCTCCACTTAAGGATTAA
- a CDS encoding hypothetical protein (EggNog:ENOG503PGCC), with amino-acid sequence MARSDFAGSTLGSEPSSPTSPIGSDRSRGSSAPTTVTAASVDPLINPAQAIDGAEHQPTPSLASIAIEEPIPAEGWLDLARLMTKTPDFVAFSRFHDLHIKNLLYYQVELSVLREQLKDLEELDRDSNGLDLHGESEFHKEPEKIFWGPGTDSKQFLKIRELRECLKGYDEALLQYSQISTLPEPSTHNMRQLVKWLQDEDHGNMTVQGVGSEIWGDQQKKPEPPPLRQQFMNLISFWNKTEPPTRADLVAPRWRKDVDGLTRWLAEELIPFREAVKNPHKREADDSESTAGQEGSEKTSTNHVEDADKEAQKRRSRTDNVRAYSGDTLLKLTYRGATLVACMLPIVAILCLSIIPNLYHKLAMITCFTVLFAIAVMCMTEGTRVQVFTATSAFLAVLVVFVPVQSS; translated from the exons ATGGCACGCTCAGACTTTGCAGGCTCAACTCTAGGCTCAGAGCCCTCAAGCCCAACCAGTCCCATCGGGAGTGACAGGTCGCGTGGAAGCAGCGCTCCGACAACTGTAACAGCGGCGTCAGTGGATCCCTTGATCAACCCGGCACAAGCAATAGACGGAGCGGAACACCAACCGACTCCATCACTCGCATCAATTGCCATTGAGGAACCAATCCCCGCTGAAGGCTGGCTTGATCTCGCAAGATTGATGACGAAGACACCAGATTTTGTGGCCTTTTCGCGGTTCCATGACCTTCACATCAAAAACCTATTGTATTATCAAGTCGAGTTATCAGTGTTGAGGGAACAATTGAAGGATCTGGAAGAGCTGGACAGAGATTCGAATGGTCTCGACCTTCATGGCGAGTCTGAGTTTCACAAAGAACCCGAGAAGATTTTCTGGGGACCGGGCACCGACAGTAAACAGTTTTTGAAGATTCGAGAATTGAGGGAATGTTTGAAGGGCTACG ACGAAGCGCTCTTGCAGTACTCCCAAATATCAACGCTCCCTGAACCCAGTACGCACAACATGCGACAACTAGTGAAGTGGCTCCAGGACGAAGATCATGGGAACATGACTGTTCAAGGAGTTGGCAGCGAGATATGGGGGGATCAGCAAAAGAAGCCAGAGCCTCCCCCACTTCGCCAACAGTTCATGAATCTCATCAGCTTCTGGAACAAGACGGAACCGCCAACCAGAGCAGACCTTGTAGCACCTCGTTGGCGAAAGGATGTCGACGGCCTGACACGGTGGCTCGCGGAGGAACTCATTCCCTTCAGAGAAGCTGTAAAAAACCCCCACAAGAGAGAAGCGGATGATTCGGAGTCTACGGCCGGTCAAGAGGGAAGTGAAAAGACATCTACCAACCATGTGGAGGATGCAGATAAAGAAGCTCAGAAAAGGAGGTCAAGAACC GACAACGTTCGAGCATACTCGGGAGACACGCTACTCAAGCTGACTTATCGCGGAGCAACTTTGGTGGCCTGCATGCTTCCAATTGTCGCCATTCTTTGCCTCTCGATCATCCCCAACTTGTACCATAAACTGGCCATGATCACATGCTTCACAGTCCTCTTCGCCATAGCAGTAATGTGCATGACCGAAGGGACAAGAGTTCAAGTGTTTACGGCCACCTCCGC ATTCCTCGCCGTACTGGTGGTTTTTGTCCCGGTTCAAAGTTCCTGA
- a CDS encoding hypothetical protein (EggNog:ENOG503P2ZI; COG:S), with translation MRVFSAVLLLTAGAVAQRGPYEQCGGTGRPDESCSAGWQCTTYNPYYAQCVPAATSAPAPTSTPAPSPTPVPSSSQLITSSSRVITTLTTVTTPPSITTSTQAGSGSGPVVPTPTTLQSGWYWIRAVATPNYRSYLQPQPTSTPVPRAAVLANSKTAAQFQLTSGQLIQNNFGNSPNLYLNVENPTDKTQRRLRTWFDTTPNTYGTFGWQGDTLTWTVSDINRPNSAAWLVCGDSKEVFINTGAFLWDTPAGCFDHTVIHSYNGAQADV, from the exons ATGCGTGTTTTCTCTGCTGTTCTCCTACTGACGGCCGGTGCGGTGGCCCAACGCGGGCCATATGAGCAGTGTGGTGGTACCGGGCGACCAGACGAGAGCTGCAGTGCTGGCTGGCAGTGCACCACATACAA CCCATATTATGCCCAGTGCGTTCCAGCAGCCACCTCCGccccggcaccaacctcgacaccgGCACCGTCTCCCACACCTgtcccatcatcttcccagCTTattacctcctcctctcgtGTAATCACCACTCTCACCACTGTCACTacacccccatccatcaccacctctaCCCAAGCCGGCTCAGGCTCCGGCCCGGTTGTCCCCACTCCAACCACGCTGCAATCAGGGTGGTACTGGATCCGCGCGGTCGCCACGCCCAACTACCGCTCTTATCTCCAGCCCCAGCCGACAtccacccccgtccccaGAGCAGCGGTCCTCGCCAACTCCAAGACGGCCGCCCAGTTCCAGCTCACCTCCGGCCAGCTAATCCAGAACAACTTTGGcaactcccccaacctctACCTCAACGTCGAGAACCCCACCGACAAAACCCAAAGAAGACTCAGGACATGGTTTGACACCACACCAAACACCTATGGTACCTTTGGCTGGCAGGGTGACACCCTCACCTGGACCGTCAGTGACATCAACAGGCCCAACAGTGCTGCTTGGTTGGTCTGTGGTGATAGCAAGGAGGTCTTCATCAACACTGGGGCGTTCCTGTGGGATACACCTGCGGGATGTTTCGATCATACTGTA ATCCACTCGTACAATGGCGCCCAGGCCGATGtttga
- a CDS encoding hypothetical protein (EggNog:ENOG503P2TY; COG:G) has protein sequence MKTKMGFISPAMSTSLVSRPRGVLFLVCLISLVTIWSCRLPKICLYESTYRPSLSPYQQPQPNPVDLSLPDSPFVRWPLERVCREQTIWRPGLVFICDNNSGGIGNIRNYILTCIRYGIEAGATGIVLPRIRTRSEKNLADLMLDYQPFTYFFDEDHFRANLERACPRITVYDNDESIPNVQVPVKAEKVRPHDLGKRGGCDKRDLNKHVGVFNKAFSGYLDRTEKEFGWPELNEMNPRPVRFPWGVQFEWPTWKDGPEFTASFGGLLRFREDILALGFRAKGYMREFAKRHGGSGRYVGLHLRTESDALSRWPDFGNQTEAYLTASEATGIKAAYLATGNKTDAARLVEEAERRLGMGVITKHDLLAKYSKEDLLMLEALTWDQQALIDFVVLVESDYFFGISPSSFSMNVALKRHLKTEGLHTRPWKIGGDGDGRSWLTGRFEQYWDDWLYMYESMWP, from the coding sequence ATGAAGACAAAAATGGGCTTCATCAGCCCAGCCATGTCTACCTCTCTGGTCTCCCGGCCTCGGGGCGTTCTGTTTCTTGTCTGCCTCATCTCCTTGGTTACCATCTGGTCTTGCCGCCTCCCCAAAATATGCTTGTACGAAAGCACTTACAGGCCCTCACTCTCACCTTaccagcaaccccaaccaaacccGGTCGACCTATCTCTCCCCGATTCACCCTTCGTCCGCTGGCCTCTCGAGCGTGTCTGCCGGGAGCAGACCATCTGGAGGCCCGGCCTGGTGTTTATTTGCGACAACAATTCGGGAGGAATTGGTAACATCCGGAATTACATCCTCACCTGCATCCGCTATGGTATCGAAGCCGGCGCCACCGGCATCGTCCTGCCCCGCATCCGCACTCGCAGCGAGAAGAATCTAGCAGATTTGATGCTGGACTACCAGCCGTTCACCTACTTCTTTGACGAGGACCACTTCCGAGCCAATCTGGAAAGGGCTTGCCCTCGGATCACTGTCTACGATAATGATGAGAGCATTCCCAACGTACAAGTCCCCGTGAAAGCCGAAAAGGTCAGGCCACATGatctggggaagaggggaggCTGTGATAAGCGGGACCTCAACAAGCACGTCGGGGTATTCAACAAGGCATTTTCCGGTTACCTGGACAGGACAGAGAAAGAGTTTGGATGGCCTGAGTTGAACGAGATGAACCCCCGGCCGGTTAGGTTTCCTTGGGGAGTGCAGTTTGAGTGGCCTACTTGGAAGGATGGGCCAGAATTCACTGCCAGTTTTGGAGGGCTGTTGAGGTTCAGGGAGGATATTCTGGCTTTGGGGTTCAGAGCAAAGGGGTACATGAGAGAGTTCGCAAAGAGACATGGGGGAAGCGGGCGGTATGTGGGGTTACATTTGAGAACTGAGAGCGATGCGCTGAGTCGGTGGCCGGATTTTGGGAACCAGACAGAGGCGTATCTGACGGCATCTGAGGCAACGGGGATCAAAGCTGCTTATTTGGCGACGGGGAATAAGACAGATGCAGCCAGGCTGGTTGAAGAGGCTGAAAGGAGGTTGGGCATGGGTGTCATCACCAAACATGACCTGCTTGCCAAGTACTCGAAGGAGGACCTGCTGATGTTGGAGGCTCTGACCTGGGACCAACAAGCCCTGATCGACTTTGTTGTGTTGGTCGAGAGTGACTATTTCTTTGGCATCAGCCCAAGTTCGTTCAGCATGAACGTCGCTCTGAAGCGTCACCTCAAGACTGAGGGCCTACACACAAGACCGTGGAAgattgggggagatggagacgGAAGAAGCTGGCTGACTGGGCGGTTTGAACAGTATTGGGATGATTGGTTGTACATGTATGAGTCCATGTGGCCATAA